The genomic interval GGTCCCTCCGACGGCTTTTCGCGTGAAGTATCCCTCCACGTTCCCGATGTCATAGCCCGGGGATGCGGTAGCGGTGCCAAGCGTCAACGATTTCCATCCCGGGAACAACCGGGACAACTGCCCCTGCCCCGCCGTCGTGAAACCGAAGTAGGTTGCGCCCCCTGCCAACAGGAGGAGAAGGAACGTGGCGATGAAGAAGGAAGGCCGGGTGTGGAAGGGCCGTCTCCCTCCGAGCGGGGTCGGCATGTCCACGGGGAGGAGCATGACGGCTCCTTCCAGGGGAACCGTCTCCTTCTTGGGGGGCGCTGTTGCCGGCAAAGAGGTCGGAACAGGGACCTTCGAGATGCGCGGGGTCGGCATGTCCACGGGGAGGGGCATGACGGCCCCCTCCAGGGGAACCGTCTCCTTCTTGGGGGGCGCTGTTGCCGGCACAGAGGTCGAAACAGGAACCTTCGAGCTGCGTGGTGTCGGCCTGTCCACGGGGAGGAGCATGACGGCTTCCTCCAGGGGAACCGTCTCCTTCTTTGGGAGCGCTGTTGCTTGCGGAGAGTTCGGAACAGGGCCGGGCGAGGTTCTCCTTTGCGGTCGGGGGGGGGGAGCGGGATCAAGTTTTAGTTGAGGGCGCAGGACCGGTCGGGGATTGGGCATTTCCAGGTTGGGAACCATGATGGGCTTTCCGCAGGTGCGGCAACGAACGCTGGCGGCTCTTGCTCCCTGGAACAACGCCGTACGCATATGGAAGCGGGACCGGCAGGCATCGCATTCGATGACCATCGACATGGCGGCACGACTCCTATCGCATGAGAACCATATTATCCGAAAACTCCGGGGGGAAGGCAAGGATCGGGCAGCGAGCTGGCAGCGAGCGGACGCCGTTTCGCAGGTGCCGAAATAGCGCAGCAAGCCGAGGCTGCGGAGCGATAGCCGCCCGCGAGCCCCTGGCACCGGGAGGGGAAAGGGCTTCTCCCCCCGGGGGGGGGCCGGATGACGAAGCCTTCGTGAAAAATTTTCAAATAGAAAATTCTCCCTGCAAGGCAGATGGAGCCCGAAAAGGATGCATTGACAACGACATCCATAGACTATAATATCCATAATACATATAGTGATTGCCTCCTGCCGAGGGGAGCGGCGGTATCCCCCGAAGCAAGGGAAAGGAGCAAAGCGATGGCGGATTCGTACAGGCCGGAAACGATCGCCCTGCACGGAGGGCAGAAGCCGGACCCCGCGACCAATGCGAGGGCGGTCCCGATCTACCAGACGACGTCGTACGTGTTCCACGACACGGCGCACGCCGCGCGCCTGTTCGGGCTTGCGGAGTTCGGCAATATCTACACCCGGATCATGAACCCGACCACCGACGTCCTCGAGCAGAGGATCGCGCAGCTGGAGGGGGGGACGGGCGCCCTGGCGGTGGCGTCCGGCCAGGCGGCGGAAACGCTGGCGCTCCTCAACATCGCGAACGCGGGGGACGAGATCCTCTCGTCGGCGTCCCTGTACGGGGGGACGTACAACCTGTTCCACTACACCTTCCCCAAGATCGGGATCGACGTGAAGTTCGTCGACCCCTCCGACCCGGGGAATTTCCGCAAGGCGATCACGAAGAAGACGAAGGCGATCTTCGCCGAGTCGATCGGAAACCCGAAGCTCGATACGCTGGACAACCGCGCGGTGGCCGACATCGCCCACGAGGCGGGCATCCCGCTGGTGATCGACAACACGATGCCGTCCCCCTTCCTGCTGCGGCCGTTCGACCACGGGGCCGACATCGTCATCCACTCCACGACGAAGTTCATCGGGGGGCATGGCACCTCCATCGGGGGGATCATCGTCGACTCCGGAAAGTTCGACTGGGGGAACGGCAACTTCCCGCAGTTCACCGAACCGGACCCCTCCTACCACGGCCTCAAGTTCTGGGAGGTCTTCGGAAACTTCCCCGGCCTGGGCAACGTCGCCTTCATCCTCAAGGCGCGCGTGCAGCTCCTGCGGGATCTGGGTCCGGCGATGTCCCCCTTCAACGCCTTCCTCTTCCTCCAGGGGGTGGAGACGCTTCCCCTGCGGATGGAGCGGCACAGCACGAACGCGTTGGCGGTGGCGAAGTTCCTGTCGAAGCACCCCAACGTGACGTGGGTCAACTACCCGGGGCTGCCCGACCATCCGCAGCACGGCCTGGCGAAGAAGTATCACCACCGCGGGCTGTACGGCGCGATCCTCGGGTTCGGCATCAAGGGGGGGATGGAGGCGGGGAAGAAATTCATCGACAACGTGAAGCTCCACTCCCACCTGGCCAACATCGGGGACGCCAAAAGCCTCGTGATCCACCCGGCGTCGACGACGCACCAGCAGCTCACCGGCGAGGAGCGGCTCGCGACGGGAGTGACCGACGATTACGTCCGGCTGTCGGTCGGGCTGGAGCATATCGACGATATCGTCGAGGACCTCGACCAGGCGCTCC from Candidatus Deferrimicrobiaceae bacterium carries:
- a CDS encoding homocysteine synthase, whose product is MADSYRPETIALHGGQKPDPATNARAVPIYQTTSYVFHDTAHAARLFGLAEFGNIYTRIMNPTTDVLEQRIAQLEGGTGALAVASGQAAETLALLNIANAGDEILSSASLYGGTYNLFHYTFPKIGIDVKFVDPSDPGNFRKAITKKTKAIFAESIGNPKLDTLDNRAVADIAHEAGIPLVIDNTMPSPFLLRPFDHGADIVIHSTTKFIGGHGTSIGGIIVDSGKFDWGNGNFPQFTEPDPSYHGLKFWEVFGNFPGLGNVAFILKARVQLLRDLGPAMSPFNAFLFLQGVETLPLRMERHSTNALAVAKFLSKHPNVTWVNYPGLPDHPQHGLAKKYHHRGLYGAILGFGIKGGMEAGKKFIDNVKLHSHLANIGDAKSLVIHPASTTHQQLTGEERLATGVTDDYVRLSVGLEHIDDIVEDLDQALRKT